One window of Novosphingobium sp. P6W genomic DNA carries:
- a CDS encoding flagellar hook assembly protein FlgD yields the protein MTVTAVTSAAASNAAANKTSLSSLNQGDFLKLMTTQMQQQDPFDPVDQKEMLAQMAQFSSLAGTTEMGETLKTISGQLDTLAEAQKSTADAVAALAASQTDKTA from the coding sequence ATGACCGTCACTGCCGTAACCAGCGCCGCCGCTTCGAACGCAGCGGCGAACAAGACCTCGCTCTCGTCCCTGAACCAGGGCGATTTCCTGAAGCTGATGACCACCCAGATGCAGCAGCAGGACCCCTTCGATCCGGTCGATCAGAAGGAGATGCTGGCGCAGATGGCGCAGTTCTCCTCGCTCGCCGGGACCACCGAGATGGGCGAGACGCTCAAGACCATCTCCGGCCAGCTCGACACGCTGGCCGAGGCGCAGAAATCCACCGCCGATGCAGTGGCCGCACTCGCCGCTTCCCAGACCGACAAGACCGCCTGA
- the flgC gene encoding flagellar basal body rod protein FlgC, whose amino-acid sequence MSGPMNLFGVAQRGMSAQLVRMNAAASNLANAGSVSGTEQGAYKPIRAVFSEDLDRASGLSTVAVSGVMREKAAAVRQHNPDHPLADENGDVWSAPVDENAEMVEMLEASRQYQNMVEALSTAKNLMLETMRMK is encoded by the coding sequence ATGTCAGGTCCCATGAACCTGTTCGGCGTCGCCCAGCGCGGCATGTCGGCGCAGCTGGTGCGGATGAACGCGGCGGCCTCGAACCTGGCCAATGCCGGTTCCGTATCGGGCACCGAACAGGGCGCCTACAAGCCGATCCGCGCCGTCTTTTCCGAAGACCTCGACCGCGCCAGCGGCCTTTCCACTGTCGCCGTATCGGGCGTCATGCGGGAAAAGGCGGCCGCCGTGCGCCAGCACAATCCCGACCACCCGCTTGCCGACGAGAACGGCGATGTGTGGTCCGCTCCCGTCGATGAGAACGCCGAGATGGTCGAGATGCTCGAAGCCTCGCGCCAGTACCAGAACATGGTCGAGGCCCTGTCTACCGCCAAGAACCTGATGCTCGAAACGATGAGGATGAAATGA
- the flgB gene encoding flagellar basal body rod protein FlgB: protein MPQDLFGIHGKALELRSQRMGVLASNIANAGTPGYKARDIDFTAAIKAADAGAGTDQAARSATLYRVPVMPSLDGNTVELQNEQLSFSENAVGYSTTLEFIRSRVDTVKRALRGD from the coding sequence ATGCCGCAGGATCTATTCGGAATACATGGCAAGGCGCTGGAACTGCGCTCGCAGCGCATGGGCGTGCTTGCCTCCAACATCGCCAATGCCGGCACCCCCGGATACAAGGCCCGCGACATCGACTTCACCGCCGCGATCAAGGCGGCGGACGCCGGTGCCGGGACCGATCAGGCTGCCCGTTCGGCCACGCTCTACCGCGTGCCGGTGATGCCTTCGCTCGACGGTAATACGGTGGAGCTGCAGAACGAGCAGCTTTCCTTCTCCGAAAACGCGGTCGGCTATTCGACCACGCTCGAATTCATCCGCTCACGGGTCGATACCGTGAAGCGGGCGCTGCGGGGGGATTGA
- a CDS encoding MotA/TolQ/ExbB proton channel family protein produces MISHTLFDPAGAAIVVGGTCLATVLRCGVWDTRMAFAGVARLTRPRFRAAQARAELAPQVQEIQQDGVIRAEPHHFGDEEFDAVTDALIGSRSMGGLQGAHVSHKRRRVDQSRRAVRTLEQAAELSPVFGLAGTLVALTRLPADPGAASDFTSAISMAVLTTLYGLLLGNLLFAPLARMIARRAAQEEHERQRVLDWLESQVAGALPGALPGGGRR; encoded by the coding sequence ATGATCTCCCACACCCTGTTCGACCCTGCCGGCGCTGCGATCGTCGTCGGGGGCACCTGCCTTGCCACCGTGCTTCGCTGCGGTGTCTGGGACACCCGCATGGCCTTTGCCGGGGTAGCCCGGTTGACGCGCCCGCGCTTTCGGGCGGCGCAGGCGCGGGCGGAGCTGGCCCCGCAGGTTCAGGAAATCCAGCAGGACGGCGTCATCCGCGCCGAACCCCACCATTTCGGCGACGAGGAATTCGATGCCGTCACCGATGCGCTGATCGGCTCGCGCTCGATGGGCGGATTGCAGGGCGCCCACGTCTCGCACAAGCGCCGCCGCGTCGACCAGAGCCGCCGCGCGGTGCGCACGCTGGAGCAGGCGGCGGAACTTTCGCCGGTGTTCGGCCTGGCCGGTACGCTGGTCGCGCTCACCCGCTTGCCGGCCGATCCCGGCGCGGCGTCCGATTTCACCAGTGCCATCTCGATGGCTGTGCTGACCACGCTTTACGGGCTGCTACTGGGCAACCTCCTGTTCGCGCCGCTTGCCCGCATGATCGCACGGCGCGCGGCGCAGGAGGAGCATGAACGCCAGCGCGTGCTCGACTGGCTTGAAAGTCAGGTCGCGGGCGCTCTGCCGGGCGCATTGCCGGGCGGGGGCAGGCGGTGA
- a CDS encoding flagella basal body P-ring formation protein FlgA → MPASLLLLATAVSAQFADLDAIDRQIASFTGAPAGETGGAATPVDRRLRLQPCHSGVAMSWRTQAQDSVVVQCGDPSGWRLFVPVRSTEAGQGGPAAISRGDAIAIAVSGDGFTVSQPGEAMESGPVGGWIRVRPLAGPGASLAVRNQMMRARVERPGLVSVPMP, encoded by the coding sequence ATGCCCGCCAGCCTGCTTCTTCTAGCCACTGCCGTGTCGGCGCAGTTCGCCGATCTCGACGCCATAGACCGCCAGATCGCGAGCTTCACCGGCGCCCCGGCAGGCGAGACGGGCGGCGCGGCAACACCTGTGGACCGCCGCCTGCGCCTTCAGCCGTGCCATTCCGGCGTGGCCATGTCGTGGCGCACGCAGGCGCAGGACAGTGTCGTGGTGCAATGCGGTGACCCTTCCGGCTGGCGGCTGTTCGTGCCGGTTCGCAGCACCGAAGCAGGGCAGGGCGGCCCCGCTGCGATCTCGCGCGGGGATGCCATCGCGATCGCCGTATCGGGCGATGGCTTCACCGTTTCCCAGCCTGGCGAGGCGATGGAATCCGGTCCGGTAGGCGGCTGGATACGGGTGCGGCCGCTGGCTGGGCCCGGCGCCAGCCTTGCCGTCCGCAACCAGATGATGCGCGCGCGGGTCGAGCGGCCGGGGCTGGTTTCCGTTCCCATGCCCTGA
- the flgM gene encoding flagellar biosynthesis anti-sigma factor FlgM, translating into MPPIELGSAQRIGAVDTRLARVTGGDTATVNTRPTTSVSAAPAVETSQALNAGAAPIDTDRVALIRKAVESGNYPVVPAKIADAMIAAGMLLRSAH; encoded by the coding sequence ATGCCACCTATCGAACTGGGATCCGCGCAGCGCATCGGCGCAGTCGATACCCGGCTGGCCCGTGTGACGGGCGGTGACACGGCCACGGTCAACACTCGGCCAACCACTTCCGTTTCCGCGGCTCCGGCCGTGGAGACTTCGCAGGCCTTGAACGCGGGCGCTGCCCCCATCGACACCGACCGGGTCGCATTGATCCGCAAGGCGGTGGAATCGGGCAACTATCCCGTGGTTCCGGCCAAGATCGCCGACGCCATGATCGCGGCCGGCATGTTGCTCAGGAGCGCCCACTAA
- a CDS encoding flagellar protein FlgN, with translation MPTFPLRPSELSGALRQMLAVLEDERQALAGLDLDAIVGTTFDKNRLCGALDGLGAIHLDEECRSMLDAARRLNEVNRQVRNIIAANVTRRLNALTGSPQLYRIPPGYAMAARG, from the coding sequence ATGCCGACTTTCCCACTTCGCCCAAGCGAGCTTAGCGGTGCCTTGCGGCAAATGCTTGCCGTTCTGGAAGACGAGCGGCAGGCCCTTGCCGGTCTGGACCTCGACGCGATCGTCGGGACCACGTTCGACAAGAACCGCCTGTGCGGGGCGCTGGACGGTCTGGGCGCGATCCATCTGGATGAGGAATGCCGCTCGATGCTGGACGCGGCGCGCCGGCTTAACGAGGTGAACCGGCAGGTCCGCAACATCATCGCGGCCAACGTCACGCGGCGCCTGAATGCGCTGACCGGCAGCCCGCAGCTCTACCGCATCCCGCCGGGCTACGCGATGGCGGCAAGGGGCTGA
- a CDS encoding transglycosylase SLT domain-containing protein, translated as MSDGQVFAGIAARSAAGATSGGSQVRAAIAHAAEATGVDFQYLMAQAKLESSFDPSARAATSSAAGLYQFTSGTWLSTMGRHGAEHGMGWASDAIQGGTLDPATRAQVMGLRYDPQVSALMAGELAADNRADLTARLGREPDAAELYLAHFLGSAGAGQFLEALAQNPNQSAAGILPKAAAANRGIFFLGGAPRSVGSVMALMRGKVAGAMEGDFPPGIGGEWTPGSPSLGYESVALEAASYQPSGPIAREFNAGLPAAANTGQRSMADTLQAAFGTSGSAASGHVRDAYSKLARLGL; from the coding sequence TTGAGCGACGGACAAGTCTTCGCAGGCATTGCAGCGCGGTCGGCAGCGGGGGCCACATCCGGCGGCTCGCAGGTACGCGCTGCGATCGCCCATGCGGCCGAGGCCACCGGCGTCGATTTCCAGTACCTCATGGCGCAGGCCAAGCTGGAATCCAGCTTCGACCCCAGCGCCCGCGCCGCCACTTCCAGCGCGGCGGGGCTGTACCAGTTCACCTCCGGCACCTGGCTTTCCACGATGGGCCGCCACGGCGCCGAACACGGCATGGGCTGGGCCAGCGATGCGATCCAGGGCGGCACGCTCGATCCCGCCACGCGGGCTCAGGTGATGGGGCTGCGCTACGACCCGCAGGTTTCGGCGCTGATGGCGGGCGAACTCGCCGCCGACAACCGCGCCGATCTCACCGCGCGCCTTGGCCGGGAGCCGGATGCCGCCGAACTCTACCTCGCGCATTTCCTTGGCTCGGCCGGGGCAGGGCAGTTCCTCGAGGCACTCGCCCAGAACCCGAACCAGAGCGCGGCGGGTATCCTGCCCAAGGCCGCCGCCGCCAACCGCGGCATCTTCTTTTTAGGCGGCGCGCCGCGTTCGGTCGGGTCGGTCATGGCGCTGATGCGCGGCAAGGTGGCCGGCGCCATGGAGGGCGACTTCCCGCCCGGCATCGGCGGGGAATGGACACCCGGATCGCCCTCCCTCGGCTATGAAAGCGTCGCCCTGGAAGCCGCCAGCTACCAGCCTTCCGGCCCCATCGCGCGCGAGTTCAACGCCGGGCTTCCCGCCGCCGCCAACACCGGCCAACGCTCGATGGCCGATACCCTGCAAGCCGCGTTCGGTACGTCCGGCTCCGCCGCCAGCGGCCATGTCCGCGATGCGTACTCCAAGCTGGCGAGGCTTGGTCTGTGA